A window from Calliopsis andreniformis isolate RMS-2024a chromosome 5, iyCalAndr_principal, whole genome shotgun sequence encodes these proteins:
- the LOC143179667 gene encoding uncharacterized protein LOC143179667 produces the protein MHEQRLNERVEFEETYLRYITRAQLLIESLEKSQAVTQPQPMMLQSANDSAPTDSMAAPSSNNALPISQSPLTVSSDLHVKLPTMHLPKFSGSYEAWPGFSDAFRSAVHENPSFRDTQKLIYLRSCLTGKAAEKIESLETTSANYLVAWKILDTYYNDPSIIINNRIQAIFELPTQSRSNVGSLGDLVDQATKHYRALEALNKPFLEAFPIYAITSKLDEPTRLKWKERTHGSVLPTMTELLEFLHDHRKLLEYTRERSNKVATASHHRPEVKAHGFSKPSAKTNFAYATMDVHCNLCKDNHFTSNCAKFKNITVNQRLELVKNAGLCINCLRPNHSAKNCRSGSCKQCNGRHHTLLHKEPNIEEQTATRVNASVLSANIKSETILSTAIVHIVDNKGQLQPCRMLIDSGSQSHFLSERTALRLGLPRKRINIPVIGINRGTTNIKHSVTTTIRSRINKFRTDATFLVIEHITEMLPSRIIAIEELSIPNNIPLADPKFNIPAEIDGLIGGELYLQLLCVGQIRLNHNAIALQKTQFGWILAGRVTALQSTHPVRCNLAKESIHDQLAKFWELEEPYHEAIYSVEERKAEQHFVLNTTRDAQTGRYVVRLPIKDNVPALGESYSMAKRRFCSLERKFSKNVDLNVQYLEFLNEYLRLGHMTLIENSSTDDGYYLPHHAIIKQSSLTTKLRVVFDASAKTSTGTSLNEHLLAGPTVQETLYALLIRFRSHSYVLTADIEKMYR, from the coding sequence ATGCATGAACAACGTCTCAACGAACGGGTTGAATTCGAAGAAACTTATCTTAGATACATTACACGCGCACAATTACTCATAGAATCACTGGAAAAATCGCAAGCCGTAACACAACCACAGCCGATGATGTTGCAATCCGCGAACGATTCTGCCCCTACCGATTCGATGGCCGCGCCAAGCAGTAATAATGCACTACCCATATCACAATCACCGTTAACCGTTTCGTCCGACTTACACGTAAAATTACCGACCATGCATTTACCAAAATTTAGTGGTTCTTATGAAGCATGGCCGGGATTCTCCGACGCGTTTCGCTCCGCAGTACACGAAAATCCCAGTTTCCGTGATACTCAAAAACTTATCTATCTCCGATCATGCTTAACCGGAAAGGCAGCGGAGAAAATAGAATCACTCGAAACCACATCAGCGAATTATTTAGTCGCATGGAAGATTCTGGATACTTATTATAACGACCCCTCAATCATTATTAACAACCGGATTCAGGCAATTTTTGAATTACCTACTCAATCGCGGTCCAATGTTGGCTCCTTAGGTGATTTAGTGGATCAAGCTACAAAACATTATCGCGCGTTAGAGGCATTAAACAAACCATTTCTAGAAGCATTTCCGATTTACGCTATAACATCAAAACTTGACGAACCGACGCGATTGAAGTGGAAAGAACGGACTCACGGAAGCGTTCTGCCGACCATGACAGAATTGCTTGAATTTCTACACGATCATCGAAAATTATTAGAATACACGCGTGAACGATCTAATAAAGTGGCGACCGCGTCACACCATAGGCCAGAAGTCAAAGCACATGGATTCTCAAAGCCAAGTGCTAAGACAAATTTCGCGTACGCCACAATGGATGTCCACTGCAATTTGTGCAAGGACAATCATTTCACCTCAAACTGCGCAAAGTTTAAAAATATCACGGTCAATCAACGGCTGGAATTGGTAAAAAACGCTGGTTTATGCATAAATTgcttacgcccgaaccattcagCCAAAAACTGTCGCTCGGGTTCATGCAAACAATGTAATGGACGTCACCATACATTGTTACATAAAGAACCGAATATTGAGGAGCAGACCGCGACTCGGGTAAACGCATCGGTTCTGAGCGCGAACATCAAGTCAGAAACTATACTGTCAACCGCTATTGTCCATATCGTGGATAATAAGGGTCAACTTCAACCGTGTCGAATGTTAATAGATTCAGGTTCCCAATCACACTTTTTAAGTGAACGCACCGCATTACGTTTAGGATTACCACGTAAAAGGATAAATATCCCAGTAATAGGCATTAACCGGGGTACGACTAACATAAAGCATTCTGTTACCACTACAATTCGATCGCGCATCAATAAATTCCGGACCGACGCCACGTTTTTAGTAATTGAACACATTACAGAAATGTTACCGTCTCGAATTATTGCAATAGAAGAACTTTCAATTCCGAACAATATCCCGCTAGCAGACCCGAAATTCAACATTCCTGCAGAAATAGACGGTTTAATAGGTGGAGAActatatttacaattattatgcgTAGGACAAATTAGGTTAAATCACAACGCGATCGCGCTGCAGAAGACGCAATTCGGATGGATTCTTGCAGGTAGAGTCACCGCACTTCAATCTACACACCCCGTACGTTGTAATTTAGCAAAAGAAAGTATTCACGATCAACTCGCGAAATTTTGGGAATTAGAGGAACCGTATCACGAGGCAATATATTCTGTCGAAGAACGCAAGGCAGAACAGCACTTTGTCTTGAACACCACACGCGACGCGCAGACTGGACGTTACGTAGTTCGGTTACCTATAAAGGATAACGTACCAGCGCTCGGGGAATCCTATTCAATGGCGAAACGACGGTTCTGTTCTTTAGAACGAAAATTCTCGAAAAACGTggatctcaatgttcaatatcttgaattcttaaACGAATATCTTCGGTTAGGACACATGACGCTGATCGAGAACTCTTCAACGGACGACGGATATTATTTACCTCACCACGCGATCATTAAACAATCGAGTTTAACAACAAAATTACGGGTAGTATTCGACGCGTCCGCCAAAACCTCAACGGGAACATCTCTTAATGAGCATCTGCTAGCTGGCCCAACAGTACAAGAAACATTATACGCTTTGCTTATTCGCTTTCGATCCCATTCCTATGTGTTAACCGCAGACATAGAGAAAATGTACCGTTAA